From a single Pelmatolapia mariae isolate MD_Pm_ZW linkage group LG20, Pm_UMD_F_2, whole genome shotgun sequence genomic region:
- the LOC134619201 gene encoding GTPase IMAP family member 9-like, translating into MGNGAAIPDGPPRRIVMIGKTGVGKSAVGNTILGKTYFKSNVSSESVTQTCEFENVPNCLRKITVVDTPGLLDTSKTADIMKKEIAKCIQITTPGPHVFLLVLQIGRFTKEEQNCVDALEKLFGPKASNYMIVVFTHGDKLTTQGITIENYLKEGHKKVKQLLNRCGNRYHMFDNSNIKNRAQVVNLIKKIDDMVASNKETYYTDEMFEDAARILELNKKKETEQQLTNNVPFMSNVRKKVLLFQKILARDEAE; encoded by the exons ATGGGCAACGGTGCTGCAATCCCTGATG gtCCTCCAAGGAGGATTGTGATGATCGGTAAAACTGGTGTTGGGAAGAGTGCTGTTGGCAACACCATCCTGGGCAAAACGTATTTTAAATCTAATGTGAGCTCAGAGTCAGTGACGCAAACCTGTGAGTTTGAAAATGTTCCAAACTGTTTGAGAAAGATCACTGTGGTCGACACACCTGGCCTTCTGGACACGTCTAAAACTGCAGACATCATGAAGAAGGAAATCGCAAAATGTATTCAGATTACTACTCCAGGCCCTCATGTCTTCCTGCTGGTCCTACAGATTGGTAGGTTTACCAAAGAAGAGCAAAACTGTGTGGATGCCCTGGAAAAACTGTTTGGACCAAAGGCCTCAAACTACATGATTGTCGTGTTCACTCATGGTGACAAACTGACTACACAGGGCATAACAATAGAAAATTATCTGAAAGAGGGCCATAAGAAGGTTAAACAGTTGCTGAACAGATGTGGTAACAGGTATCATATGTTTGACAACAGTAACATCAAGAACAGAGCTCAAGTTGTCAATCTGATCAAAAAAATTGATGACATGGTGGCATCAAATAAAGAAACTTACTACACTGATGAAATGTTTGAGGACGCAGCAAGAATTCTGGAGctgaacaagaaaaaagaaacagaacaacAGCTGACTAACAATGTACCCTTCATGTCTAATGTCAGGAAAAAAGTTCTTTTGTTTCAGAAGATCTTGGCAAGGGATGAAGCTGAGTAG
- the LOC134619200 gene encoding GTPase IMAP family member 7-like, protein MGNSAAIPDGPPMRILMIGKTGVGKSAIGNTILGKAYFKSSVTLESATKTCEFGNVPDCERRITVVCTSGFLDRSKTADSIKKDIAKSMQITTPGSHVFLLVLQIGRFTKEEQNCVDTLEKLFGPKVSNYMIVLFTHGDKLTTQGITIEHYFKSSHIMIGKLVNKCGNRYHVFDNTNTMNREQIAELVNASAQLAPCSCSHRVSLTH, encoded by the exons ATGGGTAACAGTGCTGCAATCCCTGATG gtCCTCCAATGAGGATTCTGATGATTGGGAAAACTGGTGTTGGGAAGAGTGCTATTGGCAACACCATCCTGGGTAAAGCATATTTTAAGTCTAGTGTTACCTTGGAGTCAGCAACAAAGACCTGTGAGTTTGGAAATGTTCCAGACTGTGAAAGAAGGATCACTGTGGTCTGTACATCTGGCTTTCTAGACAGATCTAAAACTGCAGACAGTATAAAGAAAGACATCGCAAAATCCATGCAGATTACCACTCCTGGCTCTCATGTCTTCTTGCTGGTCCTACAGATCGGTAGGTTTACCAAAGAAGAACAAAATTGTGTGGACACCCTGGAAAAACTGTTTGGACCAAAGGTCTCAAACTACATGATTGTGCTGTTCACTCATGGTGACAAACTGACTACACAGGGCATAACAATAGAGCATTATTTCAAATCTAGCCACATCATGATTGGAAAATTAGTTAACAAATGTGGTAACAGGTATCATGTGTTTGACAACACTAACACCATGAACAGAGAACAGATTGCTGAGCTTGTCAACGCGTCAGCGCAGTTAGCGCCGTGCAGCTGCTCGCACAGGGTGAGCCTAACTcactaa